Proteins from a genomic interval of Candidatus Babela massiliensis:
- a CDS encoding ankyrin repeat domain-containing protein: protein MQSQLICSNNFRIKIGEDLYKIVSRDDSGEYTSYLVDADGNEIVDKSYFSSLPSEIKLIIIKKVIEYIIDNNTENFLPLINNFIKSISRLNTVTRNFIEYFKLDLIKFIKDYSKWYISTQKLKVALGNVIYQPDLIRSLIIDGAAINTRNSVGENALMIALRHNDEQLAQMILEYKPDINVKDKYNRSPLIIASKKKYWDVVRMLIAQGTDVHHQDYKGNNALNYVLKAGNLSIRELLLLNNVQHNVDSIFTEVRLGNSELIKKLLDQGLDVNLQNNLQDTLLMQAIKSDSKEIFNLLLKAGADINIKNNRSKTAFCIALETSNRFEYVKTLLKLGIDINSAIDNSGRTPLMIAIERNDEDLIKLLLRHKDIDIDVIDNNGKSALAYTLNANMSFAAKLKIVNLLLGKKPNLNIQDLWGQSLLFLAISNRGYLPIIKALLDYMADINVRNEFGIPLLIRAVSYKDIELIKLLLTYNRLDVNATDNNGETALMHAYKTDYCLSNLSDQEKEIIKLLLNRNPNLNAQDNQGCTLLIKNFNSNLIDLILKQENIDVNIQDDQGKTALIHACILSDLKAIKKLFLYKDINIYIKDKSGKTAFDYLKSNLKKWTLSTLSSIKDDVKCRFSNLNKKQQQALIGGSLFLIGSTVYIIKKRKNNKTRDKQVKSKTNCQYLKNSTQSNFSGKS from the coding sequence ATGCAATCCCAGCTAATTTGCTCAAATAATTTTAGAATAAAGATTGGAGAGGATCTATATAAAATCGTTTCTAGGGATGATTCAGGTGAATATACTTCTTATTTAGTTGACGCTGATGGAAATGAAATAGTTGATAAAAGTTATTTTTCATCTCTTCCCTCTGAAATTAAGTTGATTATCATTAAAAAAGTTATTGAGTATATTATTGATAATAATACTGAGAATTTCTTGCCTCTGATTAATAATTTTATAAAATCTATATCTCGTTTGAATACAGTAACACGTAATTTTATAGAATACTTTAAATTAGATTTAATAAAATTCATAAAAGATTATTCAAAATGGTATATTTCTACTCAAAAGCTTAAAGTTGCGTTAGGAAATGTTATTTATCAACCTGATTTAATAAGAAGCTTAATTATAGATGGGGCGGCTATTAATACTAGAAATTCAGTTGGCGAAAATGCTTTGATGATCGCATTGAGGCATAATGATGAACAGCTTGCTCAAATGATATTAGAGTATAAACCAGATATTAATGTTAAAGATAAGTATAATCGTAGTCCTTTAATAATAGCATCCAAAAAGAAATATTGGGATGTTGTTAGGATGCTTATTGCTCAAGGGACAGATGTACATCATCAAGACTATAAGGGAAATAACGCCTTAAATTATGTGCTTAAAGCAGGTAATCTTAGTATTAGGGAACTACTTTTATTAAATAATGTTCAACATAATGTTGATTCTATTTTTACTGAAGTTAGATTAGGTAATAGTGAGTTGATAAAAAAGTTATTAGATCAGGGATTGGATGTTAATTTACAAAATAATCTTCAAGATACTTTGTTAATGCAGGCAATTAAAAGTGATTCCAAAGAAATTTTTAATTTATTGTTAAAAGCCGGAGCTGATATTAATATCAAAAATAACCGAAGTAAAACTGCTTTTTGTATCGCATTAGAAACTTCCAATCGTTTTGAATATGTCAAAACTTTATTAAAATTAGGGATTGATATAAATAGCGCTATTGATAATTCCGGCAGGACGCCTTTAATGATAGCTATTGAACGAAATGATGAAGATTTGATTAAGTTATTATTACGTCATAAGGATATAGATATCGATGTTATTGATAATAATGGTAAAAGTGCTTTAGCTTATACTTTAAATGCTAATATGTCTTTTGCTGCTAAGTTAAAAATAGTAAATTTATTATTGGGTAAAAAGCCTAATTTAAATATTCAAGATTTATGGGGACAATCACTTTTGTTTCTTGCTATTAGTAATAGAGGATATTTGCCTATTATTAAGGCTCTATTAGATTATATGGCTGATATTAATGTAAGAAATGAATTTGGAATTCCTCTTTTAATTAGAGCTGTTAGTTATAAAGATATTGAGCTTATTAAATTATTGTTAACTTATAATAGACTTGATGTTAATGCTACTGATAATAATGGCGAAACGGCATTAATGCATGCTTATAAAACCGATTATTGTCTGTCTAATCTCTCTGATCAAGAAAAAGAAATTATAAAATTATTATTAAATAGAAATCCTAATCTTAATGCTCAAGATAATCAAGGATGTACCCTTTTAATCAAAAATTTTAATTCTAATTTAATAGATTTAATATTAAAACAAGAAAATATAGATGTTAATATCCAAGACGATCAAGGGAAAACTGCATTAATACATGCTTGTATTTTGTCTGATTTAAAAGCTATAAAAAAATTATTTCTATATAAAGATATTAATATTTATATTAAAGATAAATCAGGAAAAACAGCCTTTGATTATCTAAAGTCTAATTTAAAAAAATGGACCCTATCTACCTTATCAAGTATTAAAGATGATGTTAAATGTCGATTTAGCAATCTAAATAAAAAACAACAACAAGCATTAATTGGCGGATCTTTATTTTTAATTGGTTCAACAGTCTATATTATTAAAAAGAGAAAAAATAATAAAACAAGAGATAAACAAGTTAAAAGCAAGACCAACTGCCAATATTTAAAAAATTCAACTCAATCTAATTTTTCAGGAAAATCATGA
- the ssb gene encoding single-stranded DNA-binding protein: MASFNRIIIIGNLTRDPDYKQQSSGQAVCKLSIASNRQFKNKQNGTLVQEVCYIDVDVWGNQAESCKQYLEKGRPVLVEGRLKYDQWESEGQIKRRHSIVAEKVVFLGSSNQQSDNAQGDSFDNQFGSRSNNSLRSKASDILAKDEMPFEDDLPF; this comes from the coding sequence ATGGCAAGTTTTAATAGAATTATTATAATTGGTAATCTTACTAGAGATCCAGATTATAAGCAACAATCTTCAGGTCAAGCAGTTTGTAAGTTAAGTATAGCGTCTAACCGTCAATTTAAAAATAAACAAAATGGAACTTTAGTACAAGAGGTTTGTTATATAGATGTAGACGTATGGGGTAATCAAGCAGAAAGCTGTAAACAATATCTGGAAAAAGGCCGTCCAGTTTTGGTTGAAGGTCGCTTGAAATATGATCAGTGGGAATCTGAAGGACAAATTAAAAGAAGACATTCAATTGTGGCTGAGAAAGTGGTATTTTTAGGATCTTCTAATCAACAAAGTGATAATGCTCAAGGCGATTCTTTTGATAATCAATTTGGTTCTCGTTCAAATAACAGTTTAAGAAGCAAAGCTTCTGATATTCTAGCAAAAGACGAGATGCCTTTTGAAGATGATCTTCCTTTTTAA
- a CDS encoding CDP-alcohol phosphatidyltransferase family protein — MYLNISNLLTISRIFFTPFIVKNILSGNWHVSITLFLFAAFTDILDGFLARILNQESYIGTLLDPLADKILLISCYISLLFIENNLFLIPSWFTVIIIFKELILISGSLILNCVYRINFKIKPSVLGKLNTFFQILFVIFILSSIILKIDSDILNNIFYIFLYFITVLNLLTLMHYSFQAFKEFIV, encoded by the coding sequence TTGTATTTAAATATTTCTAATTTACTTACTATTTCAAGAATTTTTTTTACTCCATTTATTGTAAAAAATATATTATCAGGTAATTGGCATGTTTCAATAACATTATTTTTATTTGCTGCATTTACAGATATTCTAGATGGATTTTTAGCAAGAATTTTAAATCAAGAAAGTTATATAGGAACTTTATTAGATCCGTTGGCCGATAAGATACTACTGATTTCATGTTATATAAGTCTTTTATTTATAGAAAATAATCTATTTTTGATTCCTTCATGGTTTACTGTGATTATAATATTTAAAGAACTTATATTAATATCCGGGTCATTAATTTTAAATTGCGTATATAGAATAAATTTTAAAATTAAACCTAGTGTTCTAGGCAAATTGAATACTTTTTTTCAGATACTTTTTGTTATTTTTATTTTGAGTTCGATTATCTTAAAAATAGATAGCGATATCTTAAATAATATTTTTTATATATTCTTGTATTTTATTACTGTGTTAAATTTATTAACACTAATGCACTATTCTTTTCAAGCTTTTAAGGAGTTTATAGTATGA
- a CDS encoding WD40 repeat domain-containing protein has product MDNPLSSDLKKQKIHYQLPVIEKKLIIPDCLSNSSAKALIKHILDGKVILTDSLINIMPEEIAEIIKSNLISNYFEKLFKLKQTVNRQIRDITYSTVSNDKKYIVTIVGEDTIVLYEIDSGLVIQKKNFNNNSGITSIAISNDNSFIATASKDNKIKLWSLDGNELSCFSSDKRVKNLLISPDNNFIILITNTGHVIILDKKSNATIAELVPYDNAEEVEESDLPVPFFQTTFKDTIGICELSDNVLVISDKEGKIKLFDINKKEFLSEWEAHEKNISVISINQGFIFTGSYDFKVKMWDIETGELKGTFKHDNIITSISISRDGRYLLTGSYDNTAKFWDLDTHECIYNFVHENYINMVQISPNKEFLVTCSDDGIKIWNSKTGQLFYSIEPHFFVPNTDLKEVRKRQVTNLYSNMLITSDNGMVIDITKDNFFEITHTPFAKTIDELLNYIRS; this is encoded by the coding sequence ATGGATAATCCTCTTAGTTCAGATTTGAAAAAACAAAAAATACATTATCAACTTCCTGTAATAGAAAAGAAATTAATTATTCCAGATTGTTTATCAAATTCATCAGCCAAAGCTCTGATAAAACATATTTTGGATGGCAAAGTTATTTTAACTGATTCTTTAATTAATATAATGCCTGAAGAAATAGCAGAGATTATCAAAAGTAATTTAATATCGAATTACTTTGAAAAGTTATTTAAGCTTAAGCAAACAGTTAATAGACAGATAAGAGATATTACCTATAGTACTGTTAGTAATGATAAAAAATATATAGTAACGATTGTGGGTGAAGATACTATTGTTTTATACGAAATAGATTCAGGTTTAGTAATACAAAAAAAGAATTTTAATAATAATAGTGGTATAACAAGTATTGCAATCAGTAATGATAATTCTTTTATAGCTACAGCATCTAAAGATAATAAAATTAAGCTTTGGTCTTTAGATGGAAATGAGCTATCTTGTTTTTCTAGTGATAAAAGAGTGAAAAATTTGCTTATAAGTCCTGATAATAATTTCATTATATTGATTACTAATACTGGTCATGTCATAATTTTGGACAAAAAAAGCAATGCTACTATAGCTGAGTTAGTTCCTTATGATAATGCTGAGGAAGTAGAGGAAAGTGATTTGCCTGTACCGTTTTTTCAAACCACTTTTAAAGATACTATAGGAATTTGTGAATTATCAGATAATGTTTTAGTTATATCTGATAAAGAAGGTAAAATTAAATTATTTGATATTAATAAAAAAGAATTTTTAAGCGAGTGGGAAGCTCATGAGAAAAATATCTCAGTAATAAGTATAAATCAAGGCTTTATTTTTACCGGTTCTTATGATTTTAAAGTAAAAATGTGGGATATAGAAACCGGAGAACTTAAAGGAACTTTTAAGCATGATAATATAATTACTTCAATTTCTATTAGTAGAGATGGGAGATATTTATTGACTGGATCCTATGATAATACTGCTAAATTTTGGGATTTAGATACACACGAGTGTATTTATAATTTTGTGCATGAAAACTATATAAATATGGTTCAAATAAGTCCAAATAAAGAGTTTCTAGTTACTTGTTCTGATGATGGTATAAAAATATGGAATAGTAAAACTGGTCAATTATTTTATTCGATTGAGCCACATTTTTTTGTTCCAAATACTGATCTAAAAGAAGTTAGAAAACGACAGGTGACCAATCTTTATAGCAATATGTTAATAACTTCAGATAATGGTATGGTAATTGATATAACTAAGGATAATTTTTTTGAAATTACACATACCCCTTTTGCAAAAACTATTGATGAATTATTAAATTATATTCGGTCATAG
- a CDS encoding TIGR00282 family metallophosphoesterase, which yields MSKIKVLLIGDVVGSSGCQMFQKHIGTLKEKYQVDAIIVNGENSAADGRGITLKGMNFFKHNKVDIVTSGNHIWAKHEIYQYLNENRDLLRPANFPSECPGTGATVFTCGHFTVGVINLQGRTFMREQVSCPFKTVDTILTYLKSKTNIIIVDFHAEATAEKQAIGYYLDGKVSAVVGTHTHIQTADSRILKNGTAYITDLGMVGALNSMIGMKKAPIIQSMISQMPVRFSVETEGPMVMCGVVIEIDTDTGKALNIERVYLVDEEINILGNS from the coding sequence ATGAGTAAAATAAAAGTACTTTTAATTGGAGATGTAGTTGGTTCTAGTGGATGTCAAATGTTTCAAAAGCATATTGGTACCTTAAAAGAGAAATATCAGGTAGATGCTATTATTGTTAATGGAGAAAATAGTGCAGCTGATGGTAGAGGGATAACTTTGAAAGGTATGAACTTTTTTAAGCATAATAAAGTAGATATTGTAACTTCAGGTAATCATATTTGGGCAAAGCATGAAATATATCAATATTTAAATGAAAATAGAGATCTTTTACGTCCAGCGAATTTTCCAAGTGAATGTCCCGGTACGGGAGCTACTGTTTTTACTTGTGGTCATTTTACTGTCGGGGTAATTAATCTGCAGGGTAGAACTTTTATGCGTGAACAAGTTTCTTGTCCGTTTAAGACTGTTGATACAATTCTGACATATTTAAAAAGTAAAACTAATATAATTATAGTTGATTTTCATGCAGAAGCCACGGCTGAAAAACAAGCTATAGGATACTATCTTGATGGAAAAGTCAGTGCTGTAGTAGGTACTCATACTCATATTCAAACTGCTGACTCTCGTATATTAAAAAATGGTACAGCTTATATAACAGATCTTGGTATGGTAGGAGCTTTAAATTCTATGATTGGAATGAAAAAAGCTCCTATTATACAGTCCATGATTAGTCAAATGCCTGTTAGGTTTTCAGTAGAAACTGAAGGTCCTATGGTTATGTGTGGTGTAGTTATAGAAATAGATACAGATACAGGTAAAGCTCTTAATATTGAACGAGTTTATTTAGTGGATGAAGAAATTAATATTTTAGGTAACAGTTAA